A genomic window from Ascaphus truei isolate aAscTru1 chromosome 1, aAscTru1.hap1, whole genome shotgun sequence includes:
- the RPL37 gene encoding large ribosomal subunit protein eL37: protein MTKGTSSFGKRRNKTHTLCRRCGSKAFHLQKSTCGKCGYPSKRKRKYNWSAKAKRRNTTGTGRMRHLKVVYRRFRNGFREGTTPKPKRAAVAASGSS from the exons ATG ACGAAGGGAACCTCGTCATTCGGCAAGCGCCGTAATAAGACGCACACACTGTGCCGTCGCTGTGGATCCAAGGCGTTCCATCTTCAGAAGTCCACCTGTGGCAAGTGTGGCTACCCATCAAAGCGCAAGAGAAAGT ATAACTGGAGTGCCAAGGCCAAGAGACGCAACACCACGGGTACCGGCCGCATGAGGCATCTTAAGGTTGTCTACCGTAGATTCAG GAATGGATTCCGTGAAGGCACAACACCGAAACCCAAGAGAGCTGCCGTTGCAGCCTCCGGCTCCTCTTAG